DNA from Dethiosulfovibrio peptidovorans:
GGGGAAGGACGATGGCGTTTTACCCATTGGACTTGGCGCCAGGGATAGCCTCCGCTTCGAAGCAGGCTTGCCCCTGTACGGACACGAGATTGACAAGGATATTACTCCTCTTGAGGCTGGGTTGGGCTTCTTCGTCAAGCTTGATGTCGACGACTTTATCGGGGCGGAGCCCCTGCGGGCTATGAAGGCCCAAGGCTTGCCCCGTGTGACCCTGGCCCTTAAGATGGTGGATAAGGGGGTTCCTCGTCATGGGTACTCCGTGTTCTCCAATGGTGAGGAAGTTGGTCGGGTGACTACTGGTGGCTATTCGCCGACCTTGGAGGAAAATATCGCCACGGTCTTGATTAAGCAAGGAGTTGCCCAGGTTGGTGGTCACCTCGATATTATGGTTCGAGGCAAGGCTAAAAAAGCCGTAGTCGTTAAAAAGCCTTACTATAAGAAAAACTACAAAAAATAAGAGGAGGACGTTGCTATGGCTGAGATCAAGGACGGGCTGAGATACACCAAGGAGCACGAGTGGATTAAGGTCGAGGGAGGTAAGGGACGGGTTGGAATCTCGGATTACGCCCAGCATGCGATGGGCGATATCGTTTTTGTCGAGCTTCCCGAAGTGGGACAGGATGTCTCTGCTGGCGGTGACCTTTGCGTTGTCGAGTCGGTCAAGGGTGCCAACGACGTATACTCTCCGGCTTCCGGTAAAGTCGTTGAGATCAACGAAGCCCTGGATGATTCTCCCGAGGCCATCAACGAGGACCCCTATGGGAGCTGGATTGCCGTGGTTGAGCTTTCAAATGCCTCCGAGGTCGATGCTCTCATGGACCCCGCTGCGTACAAGGCTTTCTGCGATAGCCAGGACTAAAAAAGCTGTGACCATCTACCAAAGGCCCCTATGTCAGGGGCCTTTGGTGTACCGACGAGGAAATGTTTATTCCCATCGTCTGAACATATGAACATAATTCAGGAGGTTATCTGAATGAGGTATATACCCAACACCGACGAGCAGCGGGCAGAGATGCTGAAGATCATTGGTGTCTCTTCGGTAGACGATCTGTTTGCCGATCTTCCGGCTAGCGCGAGGTTTGACAGAGATCTGAATCTCCCTGAGCCTCTCTCCGAGATGGAGCTGATGGCCCATCTTCATAAGCTAGCCGGGCGCAACGTGGATGCCTGTACAGCCCCGTGTTTTCTCGGGGCTGGCGTGTACGATCACTTTATCCCATTGGCGGTGGATCACCTGATCTCTCGGGAGGAGTTCACCACCAGCTACACGCCGTATCAGCCTGAGATCAGTCAGGGGACGCTTCAGGCTATTTTCGAATTTCAGACCATGGTGGCCGAGCTGACTGGCATGGATGTTGCCAATGCCTCCATGTACGATGGTGCCTCTGCCATAGCTGAGGCCGCTTTCATGGCCAGTGTCTCCACCAAGAGGCAGACCATCTTGGTGGCTCGTTCAGTCCATCCTCACTGCAGGGCGGTTCTTAAAACATACGCGAGCCTTCGGGGGTTGTCCATAAAGGAAATTGGCTATGGCGATGGAACTCTGGATATGGATGACTTGAAGTCCAACCTGGGAGACGGTGTCGCTGCAGTTGTGGTGCAGTCCCCCAACTTTTTTGGGTCTCTTGAAGACTTGAAGGCCATCGGCGAGGCTGCTCACGAGGCCAAGGCTCTCTTTGTTGTCTCCACCGATCTGCTGGCCTTATCAATCCTGGAAGCCCCCGGGCGTTTGGGAGCCGATGTCGTTGTAGGCGATGGGCAAAGCATGGGCTCCAGCATGAACTTTGGTGGCCCTCATTTTGGCTTTTTCGCAGCCACCCAGAAACTGGTTCGGAAAATTCCCGGCAGGATCGTGGGACAGACCGTTGATCGTCAGGGTAAGCGCTGTTATGTGTTGACCCTCCAGGCTCGGGAACAACATATTAGAAGAGAGAAAGCCTCATCCAACATCTGCACTAACCACAGCCTGAACGCTTTGGCTGCGACTATCCACATGTCTCTCATGGGACGAGAAGGACTTAAAGAGGCGGCTACCCAGAGCTTGCTCAAGGCCGCTTACACTCGGGATCAGCTGACTGTAGGTGGAGCTTTTGAACCCCGGTTCTCGGGGCCTTTCTTCAGGGAGTTTGCCGTCACCGCAAAGAAGGAGTCCCCGGAGACGATCAACAATCGGCTTTTAGAGAATGGAATTCTGGGGGGGTATGACCTCTCGAAGGATTATCCTGAGCTCGAATCGACGTGGTTGGTTGCCGTTACCGAGAAACGGACCCGATCGGAGATCGACCGTTTTGCGTCTATAGCGAGGGGGAAGTAGTATGTTAAATAAAGTTGACCTCATGTTTGAAAAAAGTCAACCAGGTCGGAGAGGTGTTGCCTTACCTGCTTGTGACGTACCTGGCGATCCTGAAAAACTCTTGCCTCAGGGCTATGGCCGTACTCAAGATGCCATGATTCCTGAGATGACCGAGGTCGATGTGGTCCGTCATTTCACCAACCTGTCTCAGCTCAACTTCGGTGTGGATGAGGGCTTCTATCCTCTGGGTTCCTGTACCATGAAGTATAACCCCAAGATCAACGAAAACGCCGCTCGACTGTGTGGTTTTTCCAACGTTCATCCTTTCCAGCCCGAGGCTACCTGTCAAGGAGCTCTGAAGCTTATGTACGATCTGTCGGTCATGTTGACCGAGATCACCGGTATGGTGGGGATGACTCTTCAGCCCTCAGCTGGAGCTCATGGTGAGCTTACGGGTATATTCCTCATCAAGGCCTACCACAGGAAAAACGGCGATGAGGGGACTAGAACTAAGATGATCGTTCCCGATTCGGCTCACGGGACCAATCCTGCCACGGCGTCGATGGCGGGATACGATGTGGTTGAGGTGGCCTCTAACGACCGAGGGAATGTCGATCTGGAGGCCCTTCGTGCTGTTGTTGGCCCTGATACGGCTGGGCTCATGCTCACGAACCCGAACACCCTGGGGCTTTTTGAGAAGGATATCCTGGAGATCGCCGGGATCGTTCACGACGCCGGTGGCCTTCTGTATTACGACGGTGCCAATGCCAACGCTATTTTGGGACAAATCCGTCCGGGGGACATGGGGTTTGACGTGCTCCACCTGAACCTCCACAAGACCTTCAGTACACCTCACGGTGGTGGTGGCCCCGGCTCGGGGCCTGTGGGTGTCAGCGAGAAGCTTCTGCCTTTCCTTCCGACCCCGTTGATCGTGGAAAGGGACGGAAGCTATACGTTAGACGATGACCGCCCTGACAGTATTGGCAAGGTGCGCTCTTTCTTCGGGAACTTTGGAGTCCTCGTTCGGGCGTACGCCTACATCCGAACCATGGGCCCCAAAGGCTTGAGAGCCGTATCCGAGAACGCTGTGCTCAACGCCAATTACCTGATGAAACGGCTTAGCGAGCGTTTCGATATACCTTTATCCAATGTCATATGCAAGCACGAGTTCGTTATCTCCGGCGAGAAGCAGCATAAAGCCCATGGCGTTTCGACCCTGGATATGGCCAAGAGGCTCATGGACCATGGCTTCCATCCCCCGACGGTCTACTTCCCTCTTATCGTCCACGAAGCCATGATGGTGGAACCCACCGAGACCGAGGGTAAGGAGATGCTGGATCGGTTTGTGAGCGCCATGTTCGAGATCGCCGACGAGGCCGAAAAAACTCCTGAGATCTTCCACGATGCGCCGTATACGACCATCGTCTCCAGACTGGACGAGACCCAGGCTGCCAGGCACCCCGTCCTGCGGTGGACTCCTGAGAAGTAGGGCTGATGATCTATGATCTGATGGTTCTGGGCGGCGGGCCCGGTGGCTGCAGAGCCGCCGAGCTCGCCGCCAGAGCCGGTATGAAAACGGTTCTGGTCGAAAAAGATTGCCTAGGAGGTACCTGCCTCAATCGTGGGTGCATTCCCACCAAAGCCTATTACGCTGACGCTGTCTCAAAACTCGGGCCGGTCGAGGCGATGTGGGCTAAGAAAGAAGCGGTGGTGAAAAAGCTCAAAAAAGGCATCGAGACATTGATGGATCGAGAAGGCGTCACCGTTCTTCAAGGTGAGGCGTCCATCGCAGATGTTCGAGGTGACGAAAAACGTCTTCTCGTGACGACCGACGGTCGGGAGGAAATCGTCGGTGCTCGTCGATTGCTTATCGCCACGGGGGCTGTATCTCGTCTATTGGATTTTCCCGGAGCTGACTTGGACGGCATCATCGGTGGCGACTGGGCCGTGACCGATCAGGGGCTCTGGGACTCATCCATGTCTGACAAGGTCACCTCGGTGGCCGTTATGGGGGCAGGTGTTATCGCTGTCGAGTTTGCCGGGATCCTCAAAGACCTTGGCAAGGACGTCACCATGCTCAAGCACTCGGACCAGATCCTTCGTCGGTGCGACGAGGACGTCAAGAAAAAAGTCAAACAGATTGTCAAGAAGAAAAAAATAGCTACGGTAGACTACATGTGCATTCAGGAGGTCGTTCGCGAGGACGGGCGTCTCTGTGTTCGGGGCACGGCTCAGGATCAGGAGATCTCCCTGGTGTGCGATCGTCTCATCCTCGCGGCCAGTATGGTCCCGGTTCTCTCGGGCTACGGCCTTGAGGACAGCGGTATTGCCTTCACCGATAAAGGTATCACCGTGGACAAGCACATGAGAACTTCTGTCGAAGGGGTCTACGCTGTTGGGGACTGTACCGGAGGTATGATGCTTGCCCATCTGGCAGAATACCAGGCTCTCTCCGCTGTCGAGGATATGCTTGGTCGAGACATGGTTGTGGAGCCTGATAATGTTCCCTCCTGTATTTTCTTTGACCCCGAGATCGCTTACGTGGGACGTACCGAACAGGAGGCCCGGGACGAGGGGATTGATATCGCTGTTGGTCGGGTGTTCTTCGCCGCCAACGGGATGGCCTTGGCTATGGGGCATTCCGATGGCTTCGTGAAGGTCATTTCCGAGAGAGTATCGGGAAAGATCCTCGGTGTCCATATCATCGGGCCCGAGGCCTCTGCCCTCATTTCTGAGGCAGCCTTGGCTGTGAACCGTGGCCTCACGGTGCGAGAGGTGGCCTACACGGTGCATCCTCATCCCACCTTGAGCGAGTGTTTCAAGGACGCCCTCTTCCGAATCCTTGACGAAAAATAATTCATGCATATAGGCAGGATGGCCGAAAAGAAAAAAGAACGAACCTGAGGAGGTGATGCCTATGGATATGAGTATGATTGGGGGTATCTCAGCCATGAAACACGCCGAGACGATGACCAAGGTCGGTCTGGCAGTCCAGAAAAAAACCATGGATCTGATGGAGATGCAGGGCCAGATGCTCCAGGAGATGATGGCCTCCATGGGGGTCGGTCAGAATCTGGATGTTCAGGCCTGACGACCAAGTCCCTGAGACGTAAGGAGAGCGGTGGATCGGTTTGTGATCGGATCCACCGCTCTCTCGTCACATGAAGAAAGGCCGAAGAGTTTGTCCTCGGTCTTTGTTTTTTGAGTTGGCAGTCCCTAGGGGATTCGAACCCCTGTTACCGGGCTGAGAACCCGGCGTCCTAGGCCACTAGACGAAGGGACCTTCTTGGAATAAAAGGCATTGTATCCGAAGAGAACCCCTTTGACAAGGGGGATTTTTCTTGAAATCAGCCGTGAAATTTGTCTCAGAGAAGGAACTTTCTCCTTCGTATCGAGAATAAATTTTCTTCTTCAAGAAAAAAGAGAGCTCTTCCATGATCAAAAAAGCTCTGGAGACTTGACCAGTGCTGGATGAGCTGATAAAACTGTTTCAGGCGTGTGGTGAATTCCACGCAGCATTTTTATCCAATCTTTTGAGGAGGTAGTCTGTCGTGACCAAGACCGAACTTATCGAAGCAGTGGCCAAATCCGCAGAGCTGAGCAAAAAGGCAGCGGGTGAGGCGGTATCGGCCGTCGTAGAGGCTGTCGAGGAAGCCTTGGTTAGGGGGGAAAAAGTTCAGCTTGTGGGATTCGGTACCTTCGAGGTCCGGGAAAGGGCCGCGAGGACTGGCCGAAATCCTCAGAATCCTGATAAGACCATCCAGATTCCCGCGAAGAAAGTCCCGGTTTTTCGTCCTGGGAAGGCTTTGAAGGATCGGGTAAACTGACGGTATTGAGATTCGTATGAAGACTCAAAGAGGGAAGGCAAAAGGACGAGGAGTCCGTGCCTTCCCTCTCGTTTATTGTATGGCTCGCCGAAGGGCGAGCCATTGATCGCTTGTGAGATCCTCTGCTCGAGCGGAGGGGGAGATCCCTGCCTGTTCAAAAGCGCTCAGGAGTTCGTTTTTCTCGTACCCCAAGACCGTCAGGTTATTGGTCAGTTTTTTCCGTCTCTGGGCAAATCCTCCGCGAAGGATACGTCTCCAGATTGAGTCCTGGGCCAGCTCTCTCTGATCATCAATCCAAATCTCCACCAAAGCCGAGTGGACCCTGGGGATCGGGCGAAAGGAACCAGGAGAGACCTTCATGTATACCTTAGCTTGTCCCATGGCTTCGATTGCGATGCCCAGAGGATATCGGTCCTTGGTTCCCTCATGGGCCACGAGACGATCGGCAGCCTCCTTTTGTACCATGAGAATGAGGTACTGCAATCCGAGAGGGGCCAGTTTCTCCAGGAGTGCCCATAAAAGAGGTGTGGTGACGTGGTAGGGGATATTCGCCACTACCTTGTTGGGACATGGGGTCAAGGTCTCGTATGGGAAGGTGACTCCGTCACCCCAGTGGAGGGAGAAACGAGGCCCCTCACAGTCCCGGAGGTACGACTCTAGCCGGCGATCGATCTCAACCGAGTGGAGATGGGAACACGGAGACTCCAGTATCGCTCGACTCAGAACGCCCTGACCGGGGCCGATCTCCAGCACCACGTCGTTGGAATTCAAGTTTGCCCGAACGATGATTTGCCGGACGATCTCCCGGTTGATCAGGAAGTTCTGCCCCAGATTGGTGTTCGGTGTAAACGTACGTTGATGTATAGTGCTTCACCTGCCTATGGACAAAAAAACGGGAAGCCAAAAGGCTTCCCGTTGAACACTCTGGTCGGGACGAGAGGATTTGAACCTCCGACCACCTGAACCCCATTCAGGTACGCTAGCCAGGCTGCGCTACGTCCCGTCCGTAACAAGGAGCATTATACATGAGGCTATGTTGGTGGTCAACACCCCAAAACATGAGCGCAATCAGGGATTTTATACAGCTCAGACCTTGTACCCATCAGAGAGTTTCTTGTACGTCTCGTATCGCTGTTTGGCTGAGATCTCTGCTGCTTCGAAGAGCTCCTCAGCCTCCTTCGGGAAGGTTTTCATCAGGGACGAGTAGCGGACCTCGCTGAGGATGAACTCCCGGAAGGAGCTTTTGGGTGCCTTTGAGTCAAGTTTAAAGGGGTTCTTCCCTTCCTCGACAGTCGGATTGTACCGGAACAGGTGCCAGTATCCGGACTCCACGGCCCTCTTTTCCTGATTCTGGCTTCGCCCCATGCCCTCCTTTAAACCGTGGTTGATGCAGGGGGCGTAGGCGATAATCAGGGACGGTCCATTATAGGCCTCTGCCTCGGTAACGGCTTTCATGAGCTGGTTCTTATCGGCTCCCATGGCAACCTGGGCTACGTAAACGTAGCCGTACGTCATAGCCATCCGGCCCAGATCTTTCTTTGCGACTTTTTTCCCAGAGGCTGCGAACTTGGCTACCGCTGCTATGGGGGTGGATTTGGATGACTGACCGCCGGTGTTGGAATAGACCTCCGTGTCGAAGACCATGACGTTGATGTTCTCGCCGGAGGCCAACACGTGGTCCAGACCGCCGTAGCCGATGTCGTAGGCCCAACCATCTCCGCCGAAGATCCACACTGATTTTTTAACCAGGTAGTCCTCTCTCTCGGCAATCTCGTTCAACAGGGAGTTGGCCTGATCTGATCCGAGGTCCCTGTCAAGGATGCTTTGAACTCCCTTGGCTGCTGCTTTGGAGGCCTGGCCGTCCTCGTGATTGTCCAGCCATAAGGTGAGCACTTCTTTTACGTCGTCGTCTATATCCATCTCAACCAGGTTTCGGACGGTATTCTCCAGTCCCTTGACGGTGTTCTTCACCGAGAGGGCCATGCCGTAACCGTACTCGGCGTTGTCCTCAAAGAGGGAGTTGGCCCATGCAGGTCCTTGTCCCTTGGTGTTGGTAGAATAGGGCATGCTGGGGGCCGAACCACCCCAGATGGAGGAGCACCCCGTAGCGTTGGCGATGATCATTCTGTCGCCATAGAGCTGAGTGATAAGCTTGGCGTAGGGTGTCTCGCCGCAGCCGGCACAGGCTCCCGAGAACTCCAGGAACGGTTGGGCAAACTGACTTCCCTTGACGGTGTTCACGTTGACCAGGTCTGACTTGTCCGTGGCCGTGACGCCGAACTCCCAGTTTTCGGCCTGAGGATCGATCTGAGTATCCAGAGGCTTCATCTCCAGGGCCTTGACTGGGCAGATATCGGCACAGTTGCCACACCCGAGGCAGTCCAGAGGGCTGACCTGCATGCGAAATGCCAGTCCCGCCAACTCCTTGCCTTTGGCGTCCATGGTCGCAAAGGTCTCGGGGGCCTCGCTTCTCTCGGCTTCGTCCAGAAGTACCGGCCTGATTGAGGCGTGGGGGCAGACCATGGCGCACTGGTTGCACTGGATGCACTTGTCCATGATCCACTCTGGTACGCTCACCGCCACTCCTCGTTTTTCGTAAGCCGACGTACCGCTGGGGAAATGCCCATCCTCTCGTCCCAGAAAGGCGCTGACCGGAAGGTCCTCGCCCTTTTGGGCGTTGATGGGGCGACAGACATCTTGGATGAACTGAGGAACGTTTTCCCTGCATTTAGGAGAGGCATCGCAGGAGATCAGCAGGGGAGATTCGAGATCGGCCCAGGCCTCGGGGACGTCGATCTTGATCAGGCCTCCGGCTCCCCTGTCCACAGCCTTGTCGTTCATGGCCACGATTTTTTCGCCCTTTTTTCCGTAGGTCTTTTCGTTTGCCTCTTTCATGAACCGGACGGCGTCCTCAAATGGGATGACCTTGGCTAGCTTGAAGAAGGCCGACATCATGATCATGTTGGTTCGGTTGCCCAAGCCGATCTCGACTCCCAGGTCCACGCCGTTGATGACGTAGAAGTCTATCTTTTTTCTGGCCAGGTATTTTTTGAGATCCACCGGGAGTTTTTCCTCCAGGGTAGCCATATCGGTCCACTGGGTGTTGAGCAAGAACGTGCCATTTTCCTTGAGTCCTGCTGTGACGTCGTAGAGATAGACGTACTCCTGCTTGTGACAGGCGATGAAGTCCGCCTCCTTGATGAGGTACGTTGACTTGATGGGAGTCTTGCCGAAACGAAGATGGGAGACCGTTACTCCACCCGACTTCTTCGAGTCGTAGGAGAAGTACCCCTGAGCGTACATATCCGTATTGTCTCCGATGATCTTGATGGCGTTCTTGTTGGCACCCACCGTCCCGTCGGATCCCAAGCCCCAGAACTTGCATCGGATGGTCCCCTCTGGAGCGGCGTCGATCTCTTCTTTGAGCTCCAGGGAGAGCCTGGTCACGTCGTCCACGATGCCGATGGTGAAGTTGTTTTTGGGCTCGTAGAGCTTGAGGTTGTCGAAAACCGTTTTGATCCAGCTTGGAGTGGTGTCGTTGGAGCCCAAACCGTACCGACCGCCGACGATGATGGGACGCTCTGCACGGTTGTTGAACAGGGCGCAGACGTCCTCATAAAGAGGTTCTCCCAGAGCTCCGGGCTCCTTGGTGCGGTCCAGCACGGCCAAGCGCTGCACAGTAGCTGGGAGGACATTGAAGAAATGCCGAGCTGAGAAGGGGCGATAGAGATGGACCTTCAGGACGCCCACTTTTTCGCCCTTGGCCATGAGATAATCCACCGTTTCCTCGCTGGCCTCCGTGGCTGAGCCCATGACGACGACGACCCGGTCAGCTTCGGGATGGCCGTAGTAGACGAAAGGAGCGTAGTTCCGACCGGTGAGCTTGGAGATCTCCTCCATATATTCCTCAACGATGTCTGGAATATCCAGGTAGAAGCTGTTGCCTGCCTCCTTGGCCTGGAAGTAGATATCGGGGTTCTGGGCTGTCCCCTTGTGGTAGGGGTGTTCGGGGTTCAGAGCCCGTTCCTTGAAGTTTCGAACGGCCTCCCAGTCCACCAACTGAGCCAGATCGTCGTAGTCCAGGACCTCGATTTTCTGGATCTCGTGAGAGGTTCTGAATCCGTCGAAGAAATTGAGAAAGGGAATGCTAGACCGAATGGCTGACAGGTGTGCTACCGCCGTCAGGTCCATGGTCTCCTGAACACTTCCCGATGCCAGCATGGCAAAGCCTGTGGCACGGCAGGCCGTCACGTCACTGTGATCGCCGAAAATAGACAGGGCGTGTCCCGCAACCGCTCTGGCGCTGACGTCGAAAACGCCGGGCAGGAGCTCTCCTGCGATCTTGTACATGTTGGGCAGCATGAGCAGAAGCCCCTGTGATGCCGTAAAGGTGCTTGTCAGAGATCCTGCGGACAGAGAACCGTGAACCGCTCCGGCAGCCCCCCCCTCGGACTGCATCTCGGCCAGCTCGACGACCTTGCCAAAGATATTTTTGCGACCGTGAGCCGCCCACTCATCCACGTACTCCGCCATAGGAGACGACGGCGTAATCGGATAGATAGCCGCTACCTCGGTGAATGCGTAGGATACATGGGCAGCCGCCATATTCCCGTCCATTGTTTTCCATTGTTTAGCCATAAAAATAACCCCCTCTTGAGGTACTGATAAAAACATGAGACTCTATGTATACCCCATACAGCACATAATAACATCTGAGATCATAAAAGCAAAGAGTTCTGTGAGATCATTAACCATAAAAAGTGCGTCTGGTTAATGACCTCACACAGAGTACGAAGAGAGGCTACTTGCGTAGGTAATCACCGAATGAGGTATAATGCGATCTGTTTCGGACGATAAGGATAGTGTTGTATTCGTTTCCTTTTTTTGTGGAGGGTGTTATGCTGAGACGAGAGGATGTCCTTTTGAACCCGGCGATTTCCGGAGCTCCTGTGGGCGAACCCGATGGTCGGCGTCGGATTGCTGAGATAGGATTTGGCAACGGGGAATTCCTGGTTCACTTGGCCCAGATGGAGCCACGATCAATTTTTTATGGGCTGGAGATATCCATGACCTGCGTGGAGAAGTCTCTGAAGCGAGTGATTCGAGAGGAACTTGACAACGTCCGGCTCCTCTTCGGGGATGCTCGTTTCCTTCTTAGAGAGAGTTTTGCCGATGATTGGCTCGATCGGGTATATATGAGTTTTCCCTGTCCGTGGCCCAAGGAACGTCACGCCAGACGCCGGGTGACAGCACCGGGCTTTGCCGATACGGTCGCTTCGGTGCTCAGGATGGGGTGCCGTTTTGAACTGGCCACCGACGAGGCATGGTACGCCAGGGAGGTGGCTCAGGTATTGGGAGATCACGTGGCCCTGAACCTCTCCTCCTTTGACGTGAACCGTAGGCGTCCGGTGACTACCAAGTACGAGAGAAAATGGTTGGCCGAGGGCAAGGATATTTTTATCCTGGAGTTCGAGAAATGCTCGACGTGCAGCGTCGAACGGATCGTATCAGGAAGGAGCGACGAGATGCACGTAACGGTGGACAGAGAGAATTTAGATTTGACGGCTCTGGCTGCTCGTGAGCTTGGAATCTCAGGCGGAGAGGGGGGCGTTCGCTGGGCGTTTGGAAACGTCTACAGCGATGGTGAGAGGACATGGTTGGTCCGGGCCGTCACGTCCGACGACGGCTATCAGCAGCAGATGTACCTCCGAGTGCTTCTAAGGGAGCAAGGGGCTTTGGTCAAGGTCGATGGCGTGTGTGTTCCCTACCTCACGCCAGCTGTCCGGCAGGCGGTTCATGACCTGGCCGGTCGTCTCGTCAAGGGATGAGGGGCATTCGTCCCACCACGGGATTAGTCCTTCAGGCTCTGTTTAATATTCTGGGGGATATGCAGGGGCGCTCTTTCCTTGATCTGTTCGCCGGTACGGGGCGTGTCGCTTTTGAGGCATGCCGTCTGGGGGCATCTCCGGTGATCTCAGTGGAACTCCTTCGTGGTCGGTCCAAAGCCATCTGGGCCGCCAAACGATTCGACGGCCACACCCATCTGTCCATGGATGTCCGCAAGGGGCTCTCTTGGGTGGCCCGGCGGCAAATGGCCTTTGATGTGATATTCGCTGACCCTCCTTACGGCGATGGCTGGGGACGTCGGTTGCCCGAGGTTATCCTGGCTCGGAGGTCTGTCCTCGTTCCCGAGGGGACTGTCGTGATCGAGCATAGCGTGGACGAGCCTCTCATGGCTTCAGCGCCGTGGCGAGTTCTTCAGGAACGTGTTTATGGCCGAAGCGCCCTGGCCTTTCTGGCTCTTGAGGATAGATCTGTCACCGAGGAGGGAACGATGTGAAAAAATCCATCAAGGCGGTATACCCAGGCTCCTTCGACCCCATAACCAACGGCCATATCTACATTGCCGAGCGGGCTGCCGGCCTGTTCGACGAACTGACCGTCTCGGTGCTCCTGAATCCTCAGAAACAGGCGACCTTCAGTGTTGACGAACGAAAAACCATGGCAGCTGAGGCTCTGTCCCATCTTCCCAACGTCTCTATCGACTCGTTCTCGGGGCTCTTAGTGGACTTTCTCCGTCAGGAACGAAGCCGGATTATAATACGAGGGCTTCGGGCGCTCTCCGATTTTGAGTACGAGTTTCAACTGGCCCAGATGAACCGTCAGCTTGCCCCAGAGATAGAGACCCTCTTCATCGTTACCGACGCACAGTACTCCTATCTCTCCAGTCACGCTGTCAAGGAGATATTCAGCTTTGGAGGGGCGGTCCAGGACATGGTTCCTCCCGGGGCCTATCGTCGTCTGCGGGAACGATTTCCCCGGTATCCTTCTTGAGGGGGTATATCATGAGAGGGGGCCTTCGGCGATCCCGTCCGATCTCCCCTCCGGAGATCAAAAGCTCCCAAAGATCACAGGCCCGTTGCTCCAAATTCCACATGGCCTGGCCATAGGGGTTTCCCCGGAGATCTCGCCCGCGGGTCACCACGGGGAGTCTTGCTGATTTCCCCATCTCGTCCAGGAGCTTTCGGCCTCGTCCAGTAGCCCCCAGAGGCTTGATGTAGGCTGGTCCAAGGCGTTGGATGTTACGGTTTGTGTCGTGTTGTATACCAAGAAAAAAATGGATCATGTTTCGTTGAAGGCGCCCTCGTGGGTATCGTCCAGTGACACAACGATTCATAAAGTCGTTCCAGCTTGATGACATGACAGCTTCCCTGAGGAATCGGTGCTCAATGCCCTCGCCGAACTCAGCGTATGTCCTGAGCTCCTGAGGGTTTGACCTCATAAGGAGAACTCGGAGAGCCT
Protein-coding regions in this window:
- the gcvH gene encoding glycine cleavage system protein H, encoding MAEIKDGLRYTKEHEWIKVEGGKGRVGISDYAQHAMGDIVFVELPEVGQDVSAGGDLCVVESVKGANDVYSPASGKVVEINEALDDSPEAINEDPYGSWIAVVELSNASEVDALMDPAAYKAFCDSQD
- a CDS encoding aminomethyl-transferring glycine dehydrogenase, which codes for MRYIPNTDEQRAEMLKIIGVSSVDDLFADLPASARFDRDLNLPEPLSEMELMAHLHKLAGRNVDACTAPCFLGAGVYDHFIPLAVDHLISREEFTTSYTPYQPEISQGTLQAIFEFQTMVAELTGMDVANASMYDGASAIAEAAFMASVSTKRQTILVARSVHPHCRAVLKTYASLRGLSIKEIGYGDGTLDMDDLKSNLGDGVAAVVVQSPNFFGSLEDLKAIGEAAHEAKALFVVSTDLLALSILEAPGRLGADVVVGDGQSMGSSMNFGGPHFGFFAATQKLVRKIPGRIVGQTVDRQGKRCYVLTLQAREQHIRREKASSNICTNHSLNALAATIHMSLMGREGLKEAATQSLLKAAYTRDQLTVGGAFEPRFSGPFFREFAVTAKKESPETINNRLLENGILGGYDLSKDYPELESTWLVAVTEKRTRSEIDRFASIARGK
- a CDS encoding glycine dehydrogenase (aminomethyl-transferring) (acts in conjunction with GvcH to form H-protein-S-aminomethyldihydrolipoyllysine from glycine; forms a heterodimer with subunit 1 to form the P protein), coding for MLNKVDLMFEKSQPGRRGVALPACDVPGDPEKLLPQGYGRTQDAMIPEMTEVDVVRHFTNLSQLNFGVDEGFYPLGSCTMKYNPKINENAARLCGFSNVHPFQPEATCQGALKLMYDLSVMLTEITGMVGMTLQPSAGAHGELTGIFLIKAYHRKNGDEGTRTKMIVPDSAHGTNPATASMAGYDVVEVASNDRGNVDLEALRAVVGPDTAGLMLTNPNTLGLFEKDILEIAGIVHDAGGLLYYDGANANAILGQIRPGDMGFDVLHLNLHKTFSTPHGGGGPGSGPVGVSEKLLPFLPTPLIVERDGSYTLDDDRPDSIGKVRSFFGNFGVLVRAYAYIRTMGPKGLRAVSENAVLNANYLMKRLSERFDIPLSNVICKHEFVISGEKQHKAHGVSTLDMAKRLMDHGFHPPTVYFPLIVHEAMMVEPTETEGKEMLDRFVSAMFEIADEAEKTPEIFHDAPYTTIVSRLDETQAARHPVLRWTPEK
- a CDS encoding acetoin dehydrogenase, which codes for MYDLMVLGGGPGGCRAAELAARAGMKTVLVEKDCLGGTCLNRGCIPTKAYYADAVSKLGPVEAMWAKKEAVVKKLKKGIETLMDREGVTVLQGEASIADVRGDEKRLLVTTDGREEIVGARRLLIATGAVSRLLDFPGADLDGIIGGDWAVTDQGLWDSSMSDKVTSVAVMGAGVIAVEFAGILKDLGKDVTMLKHSDQILRRCDEDVKKKVKQIVKKKKIATVDYMCIQEVVREDGRLCVRGTAQDQEISLVCDRLILAASMVPVLSGYGLEDSGIAFTDKGITVDKHMRTSVEGVYAVGDCTGGMMLAHLAEYQALSAVEDMLGRDMVVEPDNVPSCIFFDPEIAYVGRTEQEARDEGIDIAVGRVFFAANGMALAMGHSDGFVKVISERVSGKILGVHIIGPEASALISEAALAVNRGLTVREVAYTVHPHPTLSECFKDALFRILDEK
- a CDS encoding DNA-binding protein; this encodes MTKTELIEAVAKSAELSKKAAGEAVSAVVEAVEEALVRGEKVQLVGFGTFEVRERAARTGRNPQNPDKTIQIPAKKVPVFRPGKALKDRVN
- the rsmA gene encoding ribosomal RNA small subunit methyltransferase A, with the translated sequence MHQRTFTPNTNLGQNFLINREIVRQIIVRANLNSNDVVLEIGPGQGVLSRAILESPCSHLHSVEIDRRLESYLRDCEGPRFSLHWGDGVTFPYETLTPCPNKVVANIPYHVTTPLLWALLEKLAPLGLQYLILMVQKEAADRLVAHEGTKDRYPLGIAIEAMGQAKVYMKVSPGSFRPIPRVHSALVEIWIDDQRELAQDSIWRRILRGGFAQRRKKLTNNLTVLGYEKNELLSAFEQAGISPSARAEDLTSDQWLALRRAIQ